Genomic DNA from Bacteroidales bacterium:
CAAATCCTAAATGAACAATAACATCAGGCCCATGAAACGAGCCATCTTCAGTATATAAATCAGCTATTGCTAAATATCCACCATTATTTAGCATATCATAAAACTTATGGAGAATTACCTCAACTTCATTTACATGATGAAGAACCATTTGGTTGTAAATAATATCAAATTTCTCAGGGTAATCATTGTGTTCCAAGTCAAAACATAGCGGTTTTACATGAGCGGCTTCATAAAACTCCACCTTTTCCTTACAAACGTTAATCATTTCTTGAGAATTATCCATAAGGGTAATTGCCGAGAGTTTATCTTTTAGCAGGAAACTTAACAAACCTGTACCTGCCCCATATTCCAGTGCTTTCATAGAATGACGAAGCGGTACTAATTTTTCAAGTTCAATGGCAACTGCTACTGAACGATCTATATGAATTTTATCCTTGTCCCATTCACGAGCACGGGAATCGAAACTACTCATTGATTTACTTTATGGTTATTATTTTTGCTATAAAATTACAAAACAAATTTGCATCGCCTTTTATCAATGATTACACTGGTGCCCTTCGGCTTCATGATCGTGGTGATGACAGCCAACACCTGAATCACCAACATTACCCTGTAAGAAAGATTCTGCGGCTATTTTTACATCACCAGAACAACCACGATATACTGAAATCCCATGATGGTTTAACACATTCAATGCACCATCGCCCATGTTTCCAGCAAGCATCACGCTAACTCCTTTTTCTCGTAAAGTGGCTGCAATATCACTTTTGCAACCACAACCTTGCGGTGAGGGCATTACTTCGGAGCTAATAATTTTCTTGTTTTCATCAGTGCTAAAAATCGTATAAGCATCACAATGGCCAAAATGGCTATCAACCATGTTTCCTCTTGTTGGAACCGCAATTTTCAACATTTTATTAAGATTTATTATTTTACTTGCTAGTAATTATTAATGATTGACAACATACTACAACCGATTTTGTTTTTACGAAAATTCAAATACTGTCTCTCAGTAATTGCTGTTATAATAAAAGAATCCACTAATTCCTCCGAAAAGATTCAACTTCTCCCAAAAAGATCATAAAATATTTGGAAGGCTTTTTCATGAAATTATTTTCCACAATAATACTGCATTAGTTATGCTATCGCTTACCCTTGCAAGTTAGTTATTGCTTAGTATTATTTATCTTCAATTGAAAACTTAGTTTTATAACTTAAAGTTATGAAGTATATTAGCACCACTTAAAAATTTGTGCAATGGAAGATAGCTTACTAATGAGGATTAAGGGTCTATCAAGCTTAATTGGGAACACACCATTACTAGCCATTGAATTTAAATATAAAGGTCAATTAAGAAAACTTTATGCAAAGGCTGAAAATCTTAATATGACAGGAAGCATAAAAGATAGAATGGCTTATCACATTCTAAATGAATCAATTAAAAATGGTGAATTAAAGTCTGGTATGCCTATAATTGAGGCCACAAGCGGGAATACTGGCATATCTTTTTCGGCAATAGGTAGAGCCCTTGGGCATCCTGTAACTATTTTTATGCCCGATTGGATGAGTTCGGAGAGGATTAATCTGATAAAAAGTTTTGGAGCAACAATTAATCTTGTTAGCAAAGAAGAGGGTGGTTTTCTTGGTAGTATTGAAGCAGCGAATAACCTAGCTGCATCCATTGGTGGATTTCTCCCCAGACAATTCGCAAACAATGACAATTCTGAGGCACACTATCTTTCCACTGGTCCAGAAATTTGGTGGCAACTCAAATATCGACACTTAAAACCCGACGCATTTGTTGCGGGTGTTGGTACAGGTGGAACAGTTATGGGCATTGGCAAGTTTTTAAAGGAACAGAATCCAGATATTAAAATCCACCCTTTAGAGCCTGCAAACTCTCCAACCCTTTCAACTGGATACAAAGTTGGAAAACACAGAATTCAAGGTATCTCTGATGAATTTATACCAGCCATTGTTGAACTCGATAAACTTGACTCAATTGTTGAGGTTGATGATGGTGATGGAATAATTATGGCACAAAAACTCGCCAGTATGGGGATTGCTGTAGGAATTTCCTCTGGTGCAAATTTCATTGGTGCACTAAAAATTCAGAATGAATTAGGAGCAAATTCTGTTGTTGTTACAGTTTTCTCCGATGATAATAAAAAGTACCTAAGTACTGACTTAATGAAGCAAGAACCTGTTAAAGATGGATTCTACTCCTCAGATATTGAACTTATTGGATTCAAGGCGTTTAAAAGAGTTTGTCATACCTGTTGCAATCCGACCGATTGCGTAGAGGCAAATTATTCAGACTCAGAAGATTCGTTTAAACTACCCTATTGTGCAAGAAGATCAAATTAGGGTTAAATCATTTTTAATCGAATTCAAATATTCTATCAATGCTGGGATTTGAAAAATTTTCAGGTGTGCTATTATGGTGAAACTCATTGATATTACTATGATAGTGATAATCCTTTGCCCATTCAGTATGATTTAGTGCGATTTGATGAATGGCATCAGCAATAAATTCAACCTCTTTATTGGTTGTAGTTGGGTGAATTGACCACCGGATCCATCCTGGTTTTTTGGAAAGATCCCCTGTATTAATCAAACAGGTAATCTCATCTGATTGCTCTTTTGTTACGCTAAGTAGGAAATGACCATAGGTTCCAGCGCATACACAGCCACCCCTAACCTGCACACCAAACCTATCGCTAAGCATTTTTGTTAAAAGATTATAATGAACATCTTCTATATATAGCGAAATTGCACCAATGCGATTCCTATCATTCTTTGCTAAAATTTTAACCTCTGGAGTTTTATCTAACTTTTTAAAAGCTAATTCTATTAGTTCTTGCTCCCTCCTATGGATATTCTCAACACCCATCCTCTCCTTGAGTTTTATTGATAGTGCAGCTCGAATGGTTTCAAGAAAACCGGGCGTTCCCCCATCCTCTCGTTGTTCAATGTTATCGATATATTTATATTCACCCCAAGGATTTGTCCAATCAACCGTTCCTCCTCCGGGTTGATCGGGTACCAAGTTGTGGTAAAGCGAAGAATCAAATATCATAATTCCCGATGAACCAGGGCCACCCAAGAACTTATGAGGTGAGAAAAAAACG
This window encodes:
- a CDS encoding class I SAM-dependent methyltransferase codes for the protein MSSFDSRAREWDKDKIHIDRSVAVAIELEKLVPLRHSMKALEYGAGTGLLSFLLKDKLSAITLMDNSQEMINVCKEKVEFYEAAHVKPLCFDLEHNDYPEKFDIIYNQMVLHHVNEVEVILHKFYDMLNNGGYLAIADLYTEDGSFHGPDVIVHLGFDPNTLAKYLKDIGFNNIAFKTCFEIKREPNKNFPVFLLVAKK
- a CDS encoding dinitrogenase iron-molybdenum cofactor biosynthesis protein, whose amino-acid sequence is MLKIAVPTRGNMVDSHFGHCDAYTIFSTDENKKIISSEVMPSPQGCGCKSDIAATLREKGVSVMLAGNMGDGALNVLNHHGISVYRGCSGDVKIAAESFLQGNVGDSGVGCHHHDHEAEGHQCNH
- a CDS encoding cysteine synthase family protein; translation: MRIKGLSSLIGNTPLLAIEFKYKGQLRKLYAKAENLNMTGSIKDRMAYHILNESIKNGELKSGMPIIEATSGNTGISFSAIGRALGHPVTIFMPDWMSSERINLIKSFGATINLVSKEEGGFLGSIEAANNLAASIGGFLPRQFANNDNSEAHYLSTGPEIWWQLKYRHLKPDAFVAGVGTGGTVMGIGKFLKEQNPDIKIHPLEPANSPTLSTGYKVGKHRIQGISDEFIPAIVELDKLDSIVEVDDGDGIIMAQKLASMGIAVGISSGANFIGALKIQNELGANSVVVTVFSDDNKKYLSTDLMKQEPVKDGFYSSDIELIGFKAFKRVCHTCCNPTDCVEANYSDSEDSFKLPYCARRSN
- a CDS encoding aminotransferase class V-fold PLP-dependent enzyme, giving the protein MSELEKYFNQFREGIIGIDACYESPYGLKKLIYADWIASGRLYRPIEEKMLNQFGPMVANTHTESSETGKFMTDSYHLAQKLIKKHVNAGPSDVIISCGFGMTAVVNKFQRILGLKNKGIVFKSPEERPIVFVTHMEHHSNQTSWYETTAEVVVVEPDENLLVSPEKLREAIKPYRNRPLKIGSFSACSNVTGIITPYHKLAKVMHEEQGLCFVDFAASAPYVEMNMHPEDPMEKLDAVFFSPHKFLGGPGSSGIMIFDSSLYHNLVPDQPGGGTVDWTNPWGEYKYIDNIEQREDGGTPGFLETIRAALSIKLKERMGVENIHRREQELIELAFKKLDKTPEVKILAKNDRNRIGAISLYIEDVHYNLLTKMLSDRFGVQVRGGCVCAGTYGHFLLSVTKEQSDEITCLINTGDLSKKPGWIRWSIHPTTTNKEVEFIADAIHQIALNHTEWAKDYHYHSNINEFHHNSTPENFSNPSIDRIFEFD